CTTTCTCCTTCCAACCGCAGCCCCCATgccctttctccttcctccgtTCCCCCTCATATCCATCCCCGtgccccttctccttcctcttgcatcctcggcgtggcggcggcggccgcggggagctCCACCTGCGACGCGGGCGCTcgcccccggcggcggtggcgagccccCGGGTGTggcattattttttttcttttttattttgtggatgcaAAGTTGTGTAAAAAAATtcccaaataaaaaaattaccaaagttcttttattttttggatgcaattttatttaccttgagttttttttgttttggaagCAAAAATATTTTACCTAAAACTTTTTTCTGGACGCAAAATTTCCCTCTTCAATTGTTCTCAATTTGCTTCTTAAATTTTTCTCGTCAAAATTTtgtgtctcttttttttcaaacttttttccttgaattttttttctgaaaatcagaaaacgacaaaaaatttattaaaataaaaaaataaacggTCGGAAAATCCACGGTAGGAACTTCTGGGGGTCGACCGTAAGACTGCCCCAGGCTTGTAAAACCTCAGAGCCGAACTACCTTTTAGCCCATCCCAGACCCGATAAGCAACAGAACCAATTTTCACCGGAGATCTCTTCTCTGGGGGCCCACGAAGCCCAACTAGTTATTTCCGTCTTTCTCCTCTAGCCACCGCCCACCGAACCCCATCGCCGCCACTCCACACCGCCGTTCCCACCGCGCCCCTCTGCCACCCGCGGCCCGCCGTGCAGGTCGCTTCGCCCCCGCACCTAGGGCGACCGCCGCCACAGGCGCACGCACACACGCTCTCTACCTGTCGCCGGAGCCAGTTAGCCATGGCGGAACCCACCGAGAGGGACCAGTTCACGGACGAGGAGGAAGGTGACTTCCTAGACGAGGAGCAGGACGACCAAGGACTTGGAAGCGAAGACGAggaaggaggagcaggagcaggagcagggggCAAGAGGAAGCGGCTGGGGAAGAGCCTGGGCGGGTTCGGCAAGCGCGGGGTGTGCTACCTCAGCCGCGTCCCGCCGCACATGAACCCGTCGCACATCCGCCAGATGCTCTCCAAGTACGGCGAGGTGCTCAGGATTTACCTCGTGCCCGAAGGTAAGCAATCCGCGGAATCGACGCTCGCGTACATAATAGCTGCAAATTTTGGTGGGATCACTGCACAGCGTAGTGCCTATTTCAGGAGCTTAATGTGTCCCGTAGATAAACTCTTGTGGCATGGATGGTTTCCATCGACTGATTCAGTTAGATATAGTCACACAATGCATGATTTGTTTTTTAGTTTGCTGCGGCAAAGCATGGTTCCTCTTTTATTGAAGAGGCTTGTGCTACTTGCGTTTCTGCTGCTTTTATGATTTTAGCTATGATTTCCATGCTAATTGAAGTACATGTTGCTGGACCAATAAGCTGCTCTTATATATACTAATGTCTGCCATGTCCATCCTTCAGGTCAAGGTCATCGTAAGCATACTACTGTTAAAGCAAAGGCTTACTCGGAAGGGTATGTTTTGGACAGGACACCAAAAAAGGGAGAGATGCACTGCTTTGGAGAACTTTGGATTCTGTATCTGAAATGTTACTCTAGATAGCAGTGAAACATGTGCAAATATTCATATCAACACCACCTTTATTACATTTGTGGACAGTTTCACCAAAGCCTCAAATTATTTACTAGTGttctcttcattttttttttgcatgtacTCATTCTTCTTTTAGGTGGATTGAATTTGCAAAGAAAAGCGTTGCCAAGAGAGTGGCTAATCTTCTTAATGGTGAACAAATAGGTGTGTTCTCATTGACATTTTATTCTTTTTTGCTATTATCTGTTGGTAGTGTATATATGGTTAGCTGTTTGAAGAGGTATTAGATGTATAGTTCTTGCATGAAAATCGTAGTCTGTTTGTTCTAGAGCTTTTGTTTTCGTTGGCAATCACCAGGCAATAATCTTTGCTAATGATTTACTTTCTTAGGTGGAAAGAAGAGGTCCACATTTTATTATGACATTTGGAACATTAAATACCTCAGGAAGTTCAAATGGGATGACCTGGTTGGTGAAATGGGTACGTGAAAATTCTAAACTACAATAATTTATGATTAtatagcctaccccaactcgcttgggacaaaaggctttgttgttgttgtaataaTTTATGATTATATAAAATTCTATTGAAGTGCTTGATAATTAGAAGATTTTTCTAGGTTGCCTTATCCTTTGAATATAATGCAGCTGAGAAAACTCATATCAGAGAGCAGAAATTAACCTTGGAGATAGCAGCAGCAAAGAAACAACGTGATCATTACCTGTCGAAACTTGAAAAATCTCGTGCAGTGAAACATATTCAAGAGCGTAGGAAAAAGGTTGGTCATGTTCTGCATACTGCATGatatcaaattttttttgcattactGTTTATATGTTGGAACTAGGCATTGTGGCCTGCATGTTTGTGGTTCCTACTCTATACTCCTATTGGAGCATTTGCTCATTGGTTCCGTACTATTTAATCCACAAAGGGAAAATAGTCAATGGTGCTTAAAATACCTGACCTCATTCTTGCATGGATTATGGACGAATTGATTGTTGTATTGTTAAATGCTGTTTAGGACTGAGTTTAGCAATGAAATTCTAAAAATTATTGTGGTTGAATCATGCCCCCCTATACTAGAGGACGTCGCAAAGGACTACTACTGCAGCGGTTATTTGGTTATTTAATACAAGCGCTTGTGACTTGCCCACAACTCTTATCTTAGAAACATTTTTATTTGACTGGATTGTCTTATAAACTTCTTGTCCTTGAAACAGAAGCAGAAGACAGAA
This portion of the Panicum virgatum strain AP13 chromosome 2N, P.virgatum_v5, whole genome shotgun sequence genome encodes:
- the LOC120662102 gene encoding pre-rRNA-processing protein ESF2-like isoform X2 — protein: MAEPTERDQFTDEEEGDFLDEEQDDQGLGSEDEEGGAGAGAGGKRKRLGKSLGGFGKRGVCYLSRVPPHMNPSHIRQMLSKYGEVLRIYLVPEGQGHRKHTTVKAKAYSEGWIEFAKKSVAKRVANLLNGEQIAEKTHIREQKLTLEIAAAKKQRDHYLSKLEKSRAVKHIQERRKKKQKTEGAEAGNVVETKTARPIPQKKPVGETEAKTKSKLSNDILAGVFGGSS
- the LOC120662102 gene encoding pre-rRNA-processing protein ESF2-like isoform X1 — protein: MAEPTERDQFTDEEEGDFLDEEQDDQGLGSEDEEGGAGAGAGGKRKRLGKSLGGFGKRGVCYLSRVPPHMNPSHIRQMLSKYGEVLRIYLVPEGQGHRKHTTVKAKAYSEGWIEFAKKSVAKRVANLLNGEQIGGKKRSTFYYDIWNIKYLRKFKWDDLVGEMAEKTHIREQKLTLEIAAAKKQRDHYLSKLEKSRAVKHIQERRKKKQKTEGAEAGNVVETKTARPIPQKKPVGETEAKTKSKLSNDILAGVFGGSS